In Georgenia soli, a genomic segment contains:
- a CDS encoding cell division protein FtsQ/DivIB, with translation MRPPAAPRQPRRQPEPETPAPRTPAARGATSGARGERSGARGSTSGAGGSTSGAGGRGRAPADAEARAGEPRQRPGAQAPAPAARTSPAGDQPRTGRALARPPFVPTGAQLPDRPQGAASTAVSTGLAARLAEKAAADRRLLLRRLGIAVAVVAFLAGLTWAVLFSPLLALDGERIQIDGVGGHVDAAQVRAAVEPEIGTPLLRVDTAGVADRVASVTAVESAQVARSWPHGLTVTVVPREPVASAPAEGGWVLLDDQGVQVTTVPEAPADLPEVTVPLSTSAETAPALDAVLTVLGSLPTDLLGQVAEAGASSAEHVTLKLADGATVQWGSAEENELKAEVLLVLRQQPAGVYDVSVPRSPTTSG, from the coding sequence ATGAGGCCCCCGGCCGCGCCCCGCCAGCCCCGCCGCCAGCCCGAGCCCGAGACGCCTGCGCCCCGAACCCCCGCCGCCCGCGGGGCCACGTCTGGTGCCAGGGGTGAGAGGTCCGGCGCCCGCGGCAGCACGTCCGGCGCCGGCGGCAGCACGTCCGGCGCCGGCGGCAGGGGCCGCGCCCCGGCCGACGCGGAGGCACGGGCCGGCGAGCCACGGCAGCGCCCCGGTGCGCAGGCGCCGGCTCCGGCCGCCCGCACCTCGCCGGCTGGGGATCAGCCACGGACGGGTCGCGCCCTGGCGCGTCCACCGTTCGTCCCCACCGGCGCCCAGCTGCCCGACCGTCCGCAGGGTGCCGCGTCGACCGCCGTCAGCACCGGCCTGGCCGCCCGCCTGGCCGAGAAGGCCGCCGCCGACCGGCGCCTGCTGCTGCGACGGCTCGGCATCGCCGTCGCGGTGGTCGCCTTCCTCGCGGGCCTGACCTGGGCCGTGCTGTTCTCGCCGCTGCTAGCCCTGGACGGCGAGCGGATCCAGATCGACGGCGTCGGCGGGCACGTCGACGCCGCGCAGGTCCGGGCCGCCGTCGAGCCGGAGATCGGCACCCCGCTGCTGCGCGTCGACACCGCGGGCGTGGCCGACCGGGTGGCCTCGGTGACGGCCGTCGAGAGCGCGCAGGTCGCCCGGTCCTGGCCCCACGGCCTGACCGTGACCGTGGTCCCGCGCGAGCCTGTCGCCTCCGCGCCCGCCGAGGGCGGGTGGGTGCTGCTCGACGACCAGGGCGTCCAGGTCACCACCGTGCCGGAGGCGCCGGCCGACCTGCCCGAGGTGACCGTGCCGCTGTCGACCTCCGCCGAGACCGCACCGGCACTCGACGCCGTGCTGACCGTGCTCGGCTCGCTGCCGACCGACCTGCTGGGCCAGGTGGCCGAGGCCGGCGCGAGCTCGGCCGAGCACGTCACCCTCAAGCTCGCCGACGGGGCCACCGTGCAGTGGGGGAGCGCCGAGGAGAACGAGCTCAAGGCGGAGGTGCTCCTCGTGCTGCGTCAGCAGCCCGCGGGCGTCTACGACGTGAGCGTGCCCCGCTCGCCGACGACGAGCGGCTGA
- the pgeF gene encoding peptidoglycan editing factor PgeF, with product MIERSPAGVVPLLEADLGPGARGVFTTRAGGVSAGPWSAPAGAGGLNLGLHVGDDRAAVLANRARLEAAVGTRIVWMDQVHGDVVREATGGTGTSAGECDALVARAAAGVALAVMVADCVPVLLAAADGSVVGAAHVGRQGLVRGVLDAAVSRMAELGAAPSDVRAAVGPSVCGHCYEVPQPLQDEVEAVVPGTATTTSWGTPALDLRAGVLRQLSELGVSGVDTVHGCTMEDERLYSHRRAGRDGAGTTGRFAGVVRAL from the coding sequence GTGATCGAGCGGTCCCCGGCGGGCGTGGTCCCGCTGCTCGAGGCCGACCTCGGCCCCGGCGCGCGCGGTGTCTTCACCACCCGCGCCGGGGGCGTCTCCGCCGGGCCCTGGTCGGCGCCGGCCGGCGCGGGCGGGCTGAACCTCGGCCTGCACGTCGGGGACGACCGTGCCGCGGTCCTGGCCAACCGGGCCCGCCTCGAGGCCGCCGTCGGCACCCGGATCGTCTGGATGGACCAGGTGCACGGCGACGTGGTGCGCGAGGCCACGGGCGGGACCGGCACGAGCGCCGGGGAGTGCGACGCGCTCGTCGCCCGGGCGGCGGCCGGGGTGGCCCTCGCCGTGATGGTCGCCGACTGCGTGCCCGTGCTGCTCGCCGCCGCCGACGGCTCCGTCGTCGGCGCGGCGCACGTGGGGCGCCAGGGCCTGGTGCGCGGGGTCCTCGACGCGGCGGTCTCGCGGATGGCGGAGCTGGGAGCCGCGCCGTCGGACGTGCGTGCCGCGGTCGGGCCGAGCGTGTGCGGGCACTGCTACGAGGTGCCCCAGCCCCTCCAGGACGAGGTCGAGGCGGTCGTCCCCGGCACCGCGACGACCACCTCGTGGGGCACGCCGGCCCTCGACCTGCGCGCCGGGGTGCTCCGTCAGCTGTCCGAGCTCGGCGTGAGCGGCGTGGACACCGTCCACGGGTGCACCATGGAGGACGAACGGCTGTACTCCCACCGGCGTGCGGGCCGTGACGGTGCCGGGACGACCGGGCGGTTCGCCGGCGTGGTCCGGGCGCTCTGA
- a CDS encoding DivIVA domain-containing protein, which produces MALLTADDVLNKKFQPTKFREGYDQDEVDDFLDEVVNTLRVVTGENEELKAKLAAAERRIAELTREGGNGARATEEADKREEEVVEAPVRPVPAAAPVQPAPVQAAPVAPQAAPAGGSSEPESATGMLALAQRLHDEYVNNGREEGERIVSEAQAEGARIIKEAEDQHNRTLTQLEQERSLLERKIDELRTFERDYRTRLKSYLESLLSNVESGAPKAEGI; this is translated from the coding sequence ATGGCGCTGCTCACAGCAGACGACGTCCTCAACAAGAAGTTCCAGCCGACCAAGTTCCGTGAGGGTTACGACCAGGACGAGGTCGACGACTTCCTTGACGAGGTTGTCAACACGCTGCGGGTGGTGACGGGCGAGAACGAGGAGCTGAAGGCGAAGCTGGCCGCCGCCGAGCGCCGCATCGCCGAGCTGACCCGCGAGGGCGGCAACGGCGCGCGCGCCACCGAGGAGGCCGACAAGCGCGAGGAGGAGGTCGTCGAGGCGCCCGTGCGCCCCGTCCCCGCCGCCGCCCCGGTCCAGCCGGCCCCGGTGCAGGCCGCCCCTGTCGCTCCGCAGGCCGCACCGGCCGGCGGCTCCAGCGAGCCCGAGTCCGCGACCGGCATGCTCGCCCTCGCGCAGCGCCTGCACGACGAGTACGTCAACAACGGCCGGGAAGAGGGCGAGCGGATCGTCTCCGAGGCCCAGGCCGAGGGTGCTCGGATCATCAAGGAGGCCGAGGACCAGCACAACCGGACCCTCACCCAGCTCGAGCAGGAGCGTTCGCTCCTCGAGCGCAAGATCGACGAGCTGCGCACCTTCGAGCGTGACTACCGCACGCGCCTGAAGAGCTACCTCGAGTCGCTCCTGAGCAACGTCGAGTCCGGCGCCCCCAAGGCCGAGGGCATCTGA
- the murC gene encoding UDP-N-acetylmuramate--L-alanine ligase encodes MAERFHLVGVGGAGMSAVAELLAARGHDVSGSDQRDSAVLARLRGLGVRTYVGHDAAHVPDTGSLVVSTAVRESNPELAAARGRGLPVLHRSQALARAAAGLDFVAVAGAHGKTSTSAMLAVALRAAGQDPSYAIGGTVLALGTGAHLGTGRAFVAEADESDGSFLNYAPRVALVTNVEPDHLDHHGSEAAFRRSFEEFVDRLVPGGLLVACADDAGALALVRHAVAGGTRVVTYGRGPAPEGVEAHATLAPATSMTGGTSSARVTLAGLDDAVVEVDLHLRVGGAHMLLNAAGAWCAGLELGVGPEEMAAALGAFTGTGRRFEHRGEAAGVRVVDDYAHHPTEVAATLGTARLEAGEGRVVVLFQPHLYSRTRTFAEEFAAALGAADEVVVTDVYGAREDPVPGVDGSLITDAMGRRGGGARARHVADRVQAAHAAADAARPGDLVLTVGAGDVTELGPVILARLEERA; translated from the coding sequence GTGGCTGAGCGCTTCCACCTCGTGGGGGTGGGCGGGGCGGGCATGTCCGCCGTCGCCGAGCTCCTCGCCGCCCGCGGGCACGACGTCTCCGGCTCGGACCAGCGCGACTCGGCCGTGCTGGCCCGCCTGCGCGGCCTCGGTGTCCGCACCTACGTCGGCCACGACGCGGCGCACGTGCCAGACACGGGGTCGCTCGTCGTCTCCACGGCGGTGCGCGAGTCCAACCCCGAGCTGGCCGCCGCGCGCGGACGCGGCCTGCCCGTCCTGCACCGCTCCCAGGCGCTCGCGCGCGCCGCCGCGGGCCTGGACTTCGTCGCCGTCGCCGGCGCCCACGGCAAGACGTCCACCTCGGCGATGCTCGCCGTCGCGCTGCGTGCCGCCGGCCAGGACCCCTCCTACGCCATCGGCGGGACCGTGCTGGCGCTGGGGACCGGCGCCCACCTCGGGACCGGGCGGGCGTTCGTCGCGGAGGCGGACGAGTCCGACGGGTCCTTCCTCAACTACGCGCCCCGCGTGGCGCTGGTGACGAACGTCGAGCCGGACCACCTCGACCACCACGGCAGCGAGGCCGCCTTCCGGCGCTCCTTCGAGGAGTTCGTGGACCGCCTCGTCCCGGGAGGGCTGCTCGTCGCGTGCGCGGACGACGCCGGAGCTCTCGCCCTGGTCCGGCACGCCGTGGCCGGCGGCACCCGGGTCGTCACCTACGGACGCGGCCCCGCCCCCGAGGGGGTGGAGGCGCACGCCACCCTCGCCCCGGCGACCTCGATGACCGGGGGCACCTCGTCCGCGCGGGTCACCCTCGCCGGCCTCGACGACGCCGTCGTCGAGGTGGACCTCCACCTGCGGGTCGGCGGCGCGCACATGCTCCTCAACGCGGCCGGCGCGTGGTGCGCCGGGCTCGAGCTCGGCGTCGGCCCCGAGGAGATGGCGGCGGCCCTCGGCGCGTTCACCGGCACCGGGCGGCGCTTCGAGCACCGCGGCGAGGCCGCCGGCGTGCGGGTGGTGGACGACTACGCGCACCACCCGACCGAGGTGGCCGCCACGCTCGGCACCGCGCGCCTCGAGGCCGGGGAGGGGCGCGTGGTCGTGCTGTTCCAGCCGCACCTGTACTCGCGCACGCGGACCTTCGCCGAGGAGTTCGCCGCCGCCCTCGGGGCAGCGGACGAGGTCGTCGTCACCGACGTCTACGGAGCACGCGAGGACCCTGTCCCCGGCGTGGACGGCAGCCTCATCACCGACGCGATGGGACGGCGCGGCGGTGGCGCGCGCGCCCGCCACGTCGCCGACCGCGTGCAGGCCGCCCACGCCGCCGCGGACGCGGCCCGCCCCGGCGACCTCGTCCTCACCGTCGGGGCCGGCGACGTCACCGAGCTGGGGCCGGTGATCCTCGCCCGGCTCGAGGAACGGGCATGA
- the murD gene encoding UDP-N-acetylmuramoyl-L-alanine--D-glutamate ligase: MTGGPGVSGAGAGGGGPLHLDGARVAVVGLGASGRAALDVLGSTGAELSGHDADAAALDAARESGEVPAGARLAAAADPADLAEQVLAGEPDFVVVSPGVPAVSPLHVRAAAAGVPLWSEVELAWRVQARRPDGTRAPWLTLTGTNGKTTTVSMLASILTAAGENAPAVGNVGTPIVRVAAAGGADVLAVELSSFQLHSTHTVSPQASACLNLAPDHIDWHGSYDAYRADKARVYERTQVACVYNEADPATRAMVEEADVVEGARAVGTTLRTPSVGQLGLVEEFLVDRAFIAERHTAAAELATRADLAHLAPAGAEVPDHVLANALAAAALARAHGVAPEHVRQGLRDYAPGAHRIELVATVDGVAYIDDSKATNAHAAAASLGALPAGTVVWIAGGLAKGATFDDLVAAQRDRLHAVVLIGTDREPLRGALARHAADVPVIEVVPGEDGDVMTRAVAEAARLARPGDTVLMAPACASIDQFRSYAERGDAFTRAARALRGSR; this comes from the coding sequence ATGACCGGCGGCCCCGGCGTGAGCGGTGCCGGCGCGGGCGGCGGCGGGCCCCTCCACCTCGACGGCGCCCGCGTCGCCGTCGTCGGTCTCGGTGCCTCGGGGCGGGCGGCGCTGGACGTCCTCGGCAGCACCGGTGCAGAGCTCTCCGGCCACGACGCCGACGCCGCCGCGCTGGACGCCGCCCGCGAGAGCGGGGAGGTGCCCGCGGGGGCACGGCTCGCCGCGGCCGCCGACCCCGCCGACCTCGCCGAGCAGGTCCTCGCCGGGGAGCCGGACTTCGTCGTCGTCTCGCCCGGGGTCCCGGCGGTCTCGCCGCTGCACGTGCGCGCCGCGGCGGCGGGCGTGCCGCTGTGGAGCGAGGTCGAGCTGGCGTGGCGCGTGCAGGCACGCCGCCCCGACGGCACCCGCGCCCCGTGGCTGACCCTGACCGGCACGAACGGCAAGACCACCACCGTCTCGATGCTCGCCTCCATCCTGACGGCGGCGGGGGAGAACGCACCGGCGGTCGGCAACGTCGGGACCCCGATCGTGCGCGTGGCGGCCGCCGGGGGAGCGGACGTGCTCGCGGTCGAGCTCTCCAGCTTCCAGCTGCACTCCACCCACACCGTGAGCCCCCAGGCCAGCGCGTGCCTGAACCTGGCCCCCGACCACATCGACTGGCACGGCTCCTACGACGCCTACCGGGCGGACAAGGCCCGCGTGTACGAGCGCACCCAGGTCGCCTGCGTCTACAACGAGGCCGACCCCGCCACGCGCGCCATGGTGGAGGAGGCCGACGTCGTCGAGGGGGCGCGCGCGGTCGGGACCACGCTGCGGACCCCGTCCGTCGGCCAGCTCGGCCTCGTCGAGGAGTTCCTCGTCGACCGGGCGTTCATCGCCGAGCGGCACACCGCGGCCGCCGAGCTCGCCACCCGCGCCGACCTGGCCCACCTGGCCCCGGCGGGCGCCGAGGTGCCCGACCACGTGCTCGCGAACGCCCTCGCCGCGGCCGCCCTGGCCCGCGCCCACGGGGTGGCGCCCGAGCACGTGCGTCAGGGCCTGCGCGACTACGCCCCGGGAGCCCACCGGATCGAGCTGGTGGCCACCGTCGACGGCGTCGCCTACATCGACGACTCCAAGGCGACCAACGCCCACGCCGCCGCCGCGTCGCTCGGGGCCCTGCCGGCCGGCACGGTCGTGTGGATCGCCGGCGGCCTCGCCAAGGGAGCCACCTTCGACGACCTCGTGGCCGCCCAGCGGGACCGGCTGCACGCCGTCGTCCTGATCGGCACCGACCGCGAGCCGCTCCGGGGCGCCCTGGCACGACACGCGGCCGACGTCCCGGTGATCGAGGTCGTCCCTGGTGAGGATGGGGACGTGATGACGCGGGCGGTCGCCGAGGCGGCACGGCTCGCCCGGCCGGGCGACACCGTGCTGATGGCCCCTGCCTGCGCCTCGATTGACCAGTTCCGCAGCTATGCCGAGCGCGGCGACGCGTTCACCCGTGCCGCGCGCGCCCTGAGAGGCAGCAGATGA
- the ftsZ gene encoding cell division protein FtsZ codes for MAAPQNYLAVIKVVGIGGGGVNAVNRMIEVGLKGVEFIAVNTDAQALLMSDADVKLDVGRELTRGLGAGADPEVGKKAAEDHAEEIEEVLRGADMVFVTAGEGGGTGTGGAPVVARIARSLGALTIGVVTRPFTFEGRRRGVQAESGIEALRAEVDTLIVIPNDRLLSISDRGVSVLDAFKSADQVLLSGVQGITDLITTPGLINLDFADVKSVMQGAGSALMGIGSARGEDRAVQASELAISSPLLEASIDGAHGVLLSIQGGSDLGLFEIHEAARLVQEAAHPEANIIFGAVIDDALGDEVRVTVIAAGFDEGTGPAGSQNKLAGRPVGQVAPPAAEPAPVPPAVLAEPAEAGAHRAVLPTPGAPVQASAPSPGTVPAPAPEPAPVTAGGGVPAFIGEDGQPRQARSYEVPRVFDEEPARRRDEDLDIPDFLK; via the coding sequence GTGGCGGCACCGCAGAACTACCTGGCAGTGATCAAGGTGGTGGGCATCGGCGGTGGCGGCGTGAACGCCGTCAACCGCATGATCGAGGTCGGGTTGAAGGGCGTCGAGTTCATCGCCGTCAACACCGACGCGCAGGCGCTGCTCATGAGCGACGCCGACGTCAAGCTCGACGTCGGCCGCGAGCTCACTCGCGGCCTGGGCGCCGGCGCGGACCCCGAGGTGGGCAAGAAGGCCGCCGAGGACCACGCGGAGGAGATCGAGGAGGTGCTCCGCGGCGCCGACATGGTCTTCGTGACCGCCGGCGAGGGCGGCGGGACCGGCACCGGCGGCGCGCCGGTGGTCGCCCGGATCGCCCGCTCGCTCGGTGCGCTGACCATCGGCGTCGTCACGCGCCCGTTCACCTTCGAGGGGCGCCGGCGCGGTGTGCAGGCCGAGTCCGGCATCGAGGCGCTGCGTGCCGAGGTCGACACCCTCATCGTCATCCCGAACGACCGTCTGCTGTCCATCTCCGACCGCGGCGTCTCCGTCCTGGACGCCTTCAAGTCTGCCGACCAGGTCCTTCTCTCGGGTGTCCAGGGCATCACCGACCTCATCACCACCCCGGGTCTGATCAACCTCGACTTCGCCGACGTCAAGTCGGTCATGCAGGGCGCCGGCAGCGCCCTGATGGGCATCGGCTCCGCGCGCGGCGAGGACCGCGCCGTCCAGGCCTCCGAGCTGGCGATCTCCTCGCCCCTGCTCGAGGCGAGCATCGACGGCGCGCACGGCGTCCTGCTGTCCATCCAGGGCGGCTCCGACCTCGGCCTCTTCGAGATCCACGAGGCCGCCCGCCTCGTGCAGGAGGCCGCGCACCCCGAGGCGAACATCATCTTCGGCGCGGTCATCGACGACGCTCTCGGCGACGAGGTCCGCGTGACCGTCATCGCCGCCGGCTTCGACGAGGGCACCGGCCCCGCAGGCTCGCAGAACAAGCTCGCCGGACGCCCCGTGGGCCAGGTGGCCCCGCCCGCCGCTGAGCCCGCGCCGGTGCCGCCCGCCGTGCTCGCCGAGCCGGCCGAGGCCGGTGCGCACCGGGCGGTGCTGCCGACGCCTGGTGCCCCCGTCCAGGCCTCGGCCCCGAGCCCCGGCACCGTGCCGGCACCCGCGCCAGAGCCTGCGCCCGTCACCGCCGGCGGCGGTGTCCCCGCCTTCATCGGCGAGGACGGCCAGCCCCGCCAGGCTCGCTCCTACGAGGTCCCCCGGGTCTTCGACGAGGAGCCGGCCCGCCGCCGCGACGAGGACTTGGACATCCCCGACTTCCTCAAGTGA
- a CDS encoding YggT family protein, which produces MSFFFDLLGLLLLLYMLVLIIRLVLDWIQVFARSWRPTGVVLVLANLVYSLTDPPLRFLRRFIPPLRLGQVQLDLGFLVLFIGVQILRVLVAGVGRNF; this is translated from the coding sequence TTGTCCTTCTTCTTCGACCTGCTGGGCCTGCTGCTGCTGCTCTACATGCTGGTCCTGATCATCAGGCTGGTCCTCGACTGGATCCAGGTCTTCGCGCGGTCCTGGCGCCCCACGGGCGTCGTCCTCGTGCTCGCGAACCTGGTGTACAGCCTGACCGACCCGCCGCTGCGGTTCCTGCGCCGCTTCATCCCGCCGCTGCGCCTCGGCCAGGTCCAGCTCGACCTCGGATTTCTGGTGCTCTTCATCGGCGTCCAGATCCTTCGCGTGCTGGTGGCGGGGGTCGGACGCAATTTCTAG
- a CDS encoding UDP-N-acetylglucosamine--N-acetylmuramyl-(pentapeptide) pyrophosphoryl-undecaprenol N-acetylglucosamine transferase, producing the protein MAETLRVLLAGGGTAGHVNPLLATAAELRAHDGADITVLGTAAGLERTLVPEAGYPLRIVERVPLPRRPSADLLRLPGRLSGAVRAAGAAIDESGAQVVVGFGGYVATPAYLAARRRRVPVVIHEQNARPGLANRLGARWAAVVALTFASTPLRAARGRTEVTGLPLRPAVAALVADRATPEGAAARRAAGAAELGLDPSLPTLLVTGGSLGAQRLNEAVAGAAAALAGAGAQVLHLTGRGKDTEVRAAVAAAARDVPEVADRYHVREYLGAMELAYACADLVLCRSGAGTVSELAALGLPAVYVPLPVGNGEQRLNATDVVAAGGGVIVEDSALDATWVAQRVTALLADGEELRRRGAAAAAAGPSDGASHLAALVREAAEAAEAHRAGGGHDRG; encoded by the coding sequence GTGGCTGAGACCCTGCGCGTCCTCCTCGCCGGCGGCGGCACGGCGGGGCACGTCAACCCGCTGCTGGCCACGGCCGCCGAGCTGCGCGCCCACGACGGTGCCGACATCACCGTGCTCGGCACCGCGGCCGGGCTCGAGCGCACCCTGGTGCCGGAGGCGGGGTACCCGCTCCGCATCGTCGAGCGCGTGCCGCTGCCGCGCCGGCCCTCCGCCGACCTGCTGCGACTGCCCGGGCGTCTCTCCGGCGCCGTCCGCGCCGCGGGCGCGGCCATCGACGAGAGCGGCGCCCAGGTGGTCGTCGGGTTCGGCGGCTACGTCGCCACCCCCGCCTACCTCGCCGCCCGACGGCGCCGCGTGCCCGTCGTCATCCACGAGCAGAACGCCCGCCCGGGGCTCGCCAACCGGCTCGGCGCCCGGTGGGCCGCCGTCGTCGCCCTCACCTTCGCGTCGACCCCGCTGCGGGCCGCACGCGGCCGCACCGAGGTCACCGGGCTGCCGCTGCGCCCGGCCGTCGCCGCCCTCGTCGCCGACCGGGCCACGCCCGAGGGGGCCGCGGCCCGCCGGGCCGCCGGTGCCGCGGAGCTCGGCCTCGACCCCTCCCTGCCGACGCTGCTCGTGACGGGCGGCTCGCTCGGCGCCCAGCGGCTCAACGAGGCCGTGGCCGGCGCCGCCGCCGCCCTCGCCGGCGCGGGCGCGCAGGTGCTCCATCTGACCGGCCGGGGGAAGGACACGGAGGTGCGGGCCGCCGTCGCGGCCGCCGCCCGGGACGTCCCCGAGGTCGCCGACCGCTACCACGTGCGCGAGTATCTCGGTGCCATGGAGCTCGCCTACGCCTGCGCCGACCTGGTCCTGTGCCGCTCCGGCGCCGGGACCGTCTCCGAGCTGGCCGCCCTCGGCCTCCCCGCCGTCTACGTGCCCCTGCCCGTCGGCAACGGCGAGCAGCGGCTCAACGCCACGGACGTCGTCGCGGCCGGCGGCGGTGTCATCGTCGAGGACTCCGCCCTCGACGCCACGTGGGTCGCCCAGCGGGTCACCGCGCTGCTCGCCGACGGCGAGGAGCTGCGGCGCCGTGGCGCGGCGGCCGCGGCCGCCGGCCCCAGCGACGGCGCGTCCCACCTGGCCGCGCTCGTGCGGGAGGCCGCCGAGGCCGCGGAGGCGCACCGCGCCGGTGGGGGGCACGACCGTGGCTGA
- a CDS encoding cell division protein SepF, translating to MAGTMRKMMEYLSLAEPEDELYDDAPEPEAYEDEAPEPERDRERDRTEHRAEVTPISRAAALHIEEPVVTEDLRRIVTVHPVSYNEARVIGEAFREGTPVIMNLTGMSEADAKRMVDFSAGLVFGLHGAIERVTNRVFLLSPATVEVDTDKSDGDRVPGRFFSQG from the coding sequence ATGGCCGGAACGATGCGCAAGATGATGGAGTACCTCTCCCTGGCGGAGCCGGAGGACGAGCTCTACGACGACGCGCCCGAGCCGGAGGCGTACGAGGACGAGGCGCCCGAGCCTGAGCGGGACCGTGAACGCGACCGCACCGAGCACCGCGCGGAGGTCACGCCGATCTCCCGCGCCGCCGCCCTGCACATCGAGGAGCCCGTGGTGACCGAGGACCTGCGCAGGATCGTGACGGTGCACCCGGTCAGCTACAACGAGGCCCGGGTCATCGGCGAGGCCTTCCGCGAGGGCACGCCCGTGATCATGAACCTCACGGGCATGAGCGAGGCCGACGCCAAGCGCATGGTCGACTTCTCCGCGGGCCTCGTCTTCGGCCTGCACGGCGCCATCGAGCGGGTGACCAACAGGGTGTTCCTCCTCTCGCCGGCCACGGTCGAGGTCGACACCGACAAGTCCGACGGCGACCGGGTGCCCGGCCGCTTCTTCTCCCAGGGCTGA
- a CDS encoding FtsW/RodA/SpoVE family cell cycle protein produces MSTLDGVRRRTRTAPARPARSTARPARPARSTGGAPRPARPAGGAARPAGRTTARSTPGTTTREIAALSYYLVAGSALLLLALGVVMVLSASTISSIRDNDGNPYAEFLGQAKFVFIGLPLAIAASRIPVTWYKRLAWPALGGALALQLLIFTPLGLEENGNVNWIYVPGVNQTLQPSEFLKLGLALWLGLVLSRKAALLHDWKHVLVPAGIGSLTAVGLVLAGHDMGTVLVMVGLVVGAFFVAGLPMKWFAFAGVAGAGVATALILSSHSRTTRVMSFLGLVEADPSGAGFQTRHGLWGLGTGGLSGVGLGASREKWSYLPEAHNDFIFAIVGEELGLLGTLLVLGLFGGLAVGMFRIVRRHPDPFVQIATAAIATWILAQALVNIGVVIGLLPVIGVPLPLVSAGGSAMISTLIAIGVLLSFARSEPGAAQALATRKGVVRRSLAVVSGRSRRG; encoded by the coding sequence ATGAGCACGCTCGACGGCGTGCGGCGCCGCACCCGCACCGCCCCGGCCCGGCCGGCGCGGTCGACGGCCCGTCCTGCGCGGCCCGCGCGGTCGACGGGAGGCGCGCCCCGCCCCGCCCGGCCGGCCGGCGGCGCCGCCAGGCCCGCGGGACGCACCACCGCGCGCAGCACCCCGGGGACCACGACCCGGGAGATCGCCGCGCTCAGCTACTACCTGGTGGCCGGCTCGGCCCTGCTCCTGCTGGCCCTGGGCGTCGTCATGGTGCTCTCCGCGTCCACCATCTCCTCCATCCGCGACAACGACGGCAACCCCTACGCGGAGTTCCTCGGTCAGGCCAAGTTCGTCTTCATCGGCCTGCCGCTGGCGATCGCCGCCTCCCGCATCCCGGTGACCTGGTACAAGCGGCTCGCCTGGCCCGCCCTGGGCGGGGCCCTGGCGCTGCAGCTGCTGATCTTCACCCCGCTCGGCCTGGAGGAGAACGGCAACGTCAACTGGATCTACGTCCCGGGCGTGAACCAGACCCTGCAGCCGTCGGAGTTCCTCAAGCTCGGCCTGGCCCTGTGGCTCGGCCTGGTGCTGTCCCGCAAGGCCGCGCTGCTCCACGACTGGAAGCACGTGCTGGTCCCGGCGGGGATCGGCTCGCTCACGGCCGTCGGGCTCGTGCTCGCCGGGCACGACATGGGCACCGTGCTCGTCATGGTGGGACTCGTCGTCGGCGCCTTCTTCGTCGCCGGGCTGCCGATGAAGTGGTTCGCGTTCGCCGGGGTGGCCGGCGCGGGCGTGGCCACCGCGCTGATCCTCTCCTCGCACAGCCGCACCACCCGCGTGATGTCCTTCCTCGGCCTGGTCGAGGCCGACCCCTCAGGCGCCGGCTTCCAGACCCGGCACGGCCTGTGGGGCCTCGGCACCGGGGGGCTCTCCGGCGTCGGGCTGGGCGCCTCCCGGGAGAAGTGGTCGTACCTGCCCGAGGCCCACAACGACTTCATCTTCGCGATCGTCGGCGAGGAGCTCGGGCTGCTGGGCACCCTCCTCGTCCTCGGCCTCTTCGGGGGGCTCGCCGTCGGCATGTTCCGGATCGTGCGACGCCACCCGGACCCCTTCGTCCAGATCGCGACGGCAGCCATCGCCACGTGGATCCTCGCCCAGGCGCTGGTGAACATCGGCGTCGTCATCGGGCTCCTGCCCGTCATCGGCGTGCCCCTCCCGCTGGTCTCGGCAGGCGGCTCGGCGATGATCTCCACCCTCATCGCGATCGGGGTGCTGCTGTCCTTCGCCCGCTCCGAGCCGGGTGCGGCCCAGGCCCTCGCCACCCGCAAGGGTGTCGTGCGACGCTCGCTCGCCGTCGTCTCCGGGCGGTCACGCCGTGGCTGA